Proteins encoded in a region of the Sterolibacterium denitrificans genome:
- a CDS encoding heme lyase CcmF/NrfE family subunit, with protein sequence MIPELGHFALMLALPVALLQGLLPLIGAQQNRPAWIAFARPAAQAQWLLLLLSFACLTWAFVANDFSVAYVAQHSNSKLPTMYRMAAVWGGHEGSLLLWIVLLATWTLAVSLLSNSLPEVMVARVLGVLGLVSCGMLLFILLTSTPFERLGPMSIPDDGNDLNPLLQDPGLIFHPPLLYMGYVGFSVAFAFAVAALLSGQLDAAWARWSRPWTVTAWVFLTLGIALGSWWAYYELGWGGWWFWDPVENASFMPWLVGTALIHSLAVTEKRGAFKNWTVLLAISAFSLSLLGTFLVRSGVLTSVHAFATDPRRGIFILIFLAVVIGSSLLLFAWRAPKVGLGGRFSLLSRETLLLVNNVLLVVACGAVLLGTLYPLLIDALGLGKLSVGPPYFETVFVPLMVPLLFLIAIGPVARWKEAQFTELARRFKWPALLAVLVGVILPLLLGRWSPLIALSLFLAVWIVVAAAQEIRQRLRISRPTRAWWGMHLAHLGVAVFIVGVTLVQGYETEKDVRMMPGDSVVIGDYTVRMQGVRDVTGPNYTAAMGDFELLRDGKPLAMLHPEKRAYLSSGMPMTEAAIHTNLWRDVYVSLGEPLADGEHAWSVRVHYKPFVVWIWGGCLLMSLGGLLAISDRRYRIKARSARPALDGIAPLAGGAKT encoded by the coding sequence ATGATTCCCGAACTCGGTCACTTTGCCTTGATGCTGGCCTTGCCCGTGGCTTTGCTGCAAGGGCTGCTGCCGCTGATCGGCGCGCAGCAGAACCGCCCCGCCTGGATCGCCTTCGCCCGGCCGGCGGCGCAGGCGCAGTGGCTGCTGCTGCTGCTGTCCTTCGCCTGTCTGACCTGGGCTTTCGTCGCCAACGATTTTTCGGTGGCTTACGTCGCCCAGCATTCCAATTCCAAACTGCCGACGATGTACCGCATGGCGGCGGTCTGGGGCGGCCATGAAGGCTCGCTGCTGTTGTGGATCGTCCTGCTGGCGACCTGGACCCTGGCCGTCTCGCTGCTCTCCAACAGCCTGCCGGAAGTCATGGTGGCCCGCGTGCTGGGCGTGCTCGGGTTGGTTTCCTGCGGCATGCTGCTGTTCATCCTGCTGACTTCGACGCCTTTCGAGCGCCTGGGGCCGATGAGCATTCCCGACGATGGCAACGATCTCAATCCGCTGCTGCAGGATCCCGGCCTGATCTTTCATCCGCCGTTGCTCTACATGGGATACGTGGGCTTCTCGGTCGCCTTCGCCTTTGCCGTTGCAGCGCTGCTCTCCGGCCAACTGGATGCGGCCTGGGCGCGCTGGTCGCGGCCATGGACGGTGACCGCCTGGGTGTTTCTGACCCTGGGCATCGCCCTGGGCAGCTGGTGGGCCTATTACGAACTGGGCTGGGGCGGCTGGTGGTTCTGGGATCCGGTGGAAAATGCGTCCTTCATGCCCTGGCTGGTGGGAACCGCCTTGATCCATTCGCTGGCGGTGACCGAGAAGCGCGGCGCCTTCAAGAACTGGACGGTGCTGCTGGCCATCAGCGCGTTCTCGCTGTCGCTGCTGGGCACTTTCCTGGTGCGCTCCGGCGTGCTGACTTCGGTGCATGCTTTTGCCACCGATCCGCGGCGCGGTATTTTCATCCTCATCTTCCTCGCCGTGGTGATCGGCAGCTCGCTGCTGCTGTTCGCCTGGCGCGCGCCCAAGGTCGGTCTGGGTGGGCGTTTCAGTCTGCTCTCGCGGGAAACCCTGCTGCTGGTGAATAACGTGCTGCTGGTGGTCGCCTGCGGGGCGGTGCTGCTGGGTACGCTCTATCCGCTGTTGATCGATGCCCTGGGCCTGGGCAAGCTTTCGGTCGGGCCGCCGTACTTCGAGACGGTTTTCGTGCCCTTGATGGTGCCGCTGTTGTTCCTCATCGCCATCGGTCCGGTGGCGCGCTGGAAGGAAGCGCAGTTCACGGAACTCGCGCGCCGTTTCAAATGGCCTGCGCTGCTGGCCGTGCTGGTGGGCGTCATCCTGCCGCTGCTGCTGGGACGCTGGTCGCCGTTGATCGCCCTGTCCCTGTTTCTGGCGGTCTGGATCGTCGTTGCGGCGGCGCAGGAAATCCGACAGCGCCTGCGCATCAGCCGTCCCACGCGCGCCTGGTGGGGCATGCATCTGGCCCACCTGGGCGTGGCCGTCTTCATCGTCGGCGTGACCCTGGTGCAAGGCTATGAAACCGAGAAGGACGTGCGCATGATGCCGGGCGATAGCGTGGTGATCGGCGACTACACGGTGCGCATGCAGGGCGTGCGCGACGTGACCGGCCCCAACTACACGGCGGCGATGGGTGACTTCGAGCTGCTGCGCGACGGCAAGCCGCTGGCCATGCTGCATCCGGAAAAACGCGCCTATCTGTCCTCGGGCATGCCGATGACCGAAGCCGCCATCCATACCAACCTGTGGCGCGACGTGTATGTCTCGCTGGGCGAGCCGCTGGCCGACGGCGAGCACGCCTGGAGCGTGCGCGTGCATTACAAGCCTTTCGTGGTGTGGATCTGGGGCGGCTGCCTGTTGATGTCGCTGGGGGGATTGCTGGCGATCAGCGACCGGCGTTATCGCATCAAGGCCAGGAGCGCGCGTCCGGCGCTCGATGGCATCGCCCCGCTGGCAGGAGGAGCCAAGACATGA
- a CDS encoding DsbE family thiol:disulfide interchange protein: MKRFLIPVVLFVLLLGLLAVGLNLNPREVPSPLVGKPAPAFQLARLDDASRTFSPADMRGQVWLLNVWASWCVSCRAEHPLLVSFARQGLVPVVGLNYKEVRGDGELDAGRLGVDEEKQLVRSRAQAWLDQRGDPYRLTALDIDGRVGIDYGVYGVPETYVIDKAGVIRYKQIGPLTPEALERKILPLVKELEALKS; the protein is encoded by the coding sequence ATGAAGCGTTTTCTGATTCCGGTCGTCCTGTTCGTCCTGCTGCTGGGTTTGCTTGCCGTCGGGTTGAACCTCAATCCGCGCGAAGTGCCGTCGCCCCTGGTCGGCAAGCCGGCGCCCGCTTTCCAGCTGGCGCGCCTCGACGACGCGAGCCGGACTTTTTCTCCGGCCGACATGCGCGGCCAGGTCTGGCTGCTCAACGTCTGGGCATCCTGGTGCGTCTCCTGCCGCGCCGAACACCCGCTGCTGGTGAGCTTTGCCAGGCAGGGTCTGGTGCCGGTGGTCGGTCTCAACTACAAGGAAGTGCGCGGCGATGGCGAGCTCGATGCCGGCAGACTCGGCGTCGATGAGGAAAAGCAATTGGTGCGCAGCCGCGCCCAGGCCTGGCTGGATCAGCGCGGCGATCCCTATCGACTGACGGCTCTCGACATCGATGGCCGGGTCGGCATCGACTACGGCGTGTATGGCGTGCCGGAAACCTATGTCATCGACAAGGCCGGCGTGATCCGCTACAAGCAGATCGGCCCGCTGACGCCGGAGGCGCTGGAGCGGAAGATCCTGCCGCTGGTGAAGGAGCTGGAGGCGCTGAAATCATGA
- a CDS encoding cytochrome c-type biogenesis protein codes for MSLRRLLLSCLLLTSLLQLPLAQANEAAPLAEDPVVEKRLVSISEELRCLVCQNESLAGSHAELAQDLRREIRGMIKDGRSDDEIMTFMVDRYGDFVRYRPPMRASTWLLWFGPFVLLIGGVAGLMLHLRRRVASNAVAGETMLSDEQRRAAEALLDSSIDENELR; via the coding sequence ATGAGCCTGCGCCGCCTGCTGCTGTCCTGTCTGTTGCTGACTTCCCTGCTGCAGTTGCCGCTGGCCCAGGCCAACGAGGCCGCGCCGCTGGCCGAGGATCCCGTGGTCGAAAAGCGCCTGGTCTCCATTTCCGAGGAGCTGCGCTGCCTGGTCTGCCAGAACGAGTCGCTGGCCGGCTCGCACGCCGAACTGGCGCAGGATCTGCGCCGCGAGATCCGCGGCATGATCAAGGACGGCAGGAGCGATGATGAAATCATGACCTTCATGGTCGATCGTTATGGCGATTTCGTCCGCTACCGTCCACCCATGCGGGCCAGCACCTGGCTGTTGTGGTTCGGTCCATTCGTCCTGCTGATCGGCGGGGTGGCTGGGCTGATGCTGCATTTGCGCCGCCGCGTCGCCAGCAACGCCGTTGCCGGCGAAACGATGCTGAGCGACGAGCAGCGCCGCGCCGCCGAAGCGCTGCTGGATTCCTCCATTGACGAAAACGAGTTGCGATGA
- the ccmI gene encoding c-type cytochrome biogenesis protein CcmI, producing MNYFPFVGAATLLTLAILLWLLYPLVRNERQARVAAVATRRALNAAVYRDQLEEVERDRASGELAEADYLQVRDELQRRLLQDVAADEAPAGAMHAAWGGRLAIILLLPLSAVLLYLWLGSPASLQPQANSGGHEQISTAQVEELVTQLAARMEAQPDDPRGWLMLARSSKALHKYEQATKAYERVLALGAGNNADVLADYADLLAVQAGGSLEGRPRELVEQALKLEPDHMMSLALAGSAAYTRDDYPATLDYWGRLQQLLPADSEEGRSLATALEEVRAKVAAGSAVASPKSLNTTTVATAGTATATAAKKDAAAVIKGQVSLAPALRGQVQPDDVLYISAHAAAGPRMPLAVLRARAADLPLSFTLDDSLALDAQRKLSSVSQVRVEARISKSGDATPRPGDLRGESGSMTPGAPDAAQLQIVIDRVLP from the coding sequence ATGAACTATTTCCCTTTTGTCGGCGCCGCGACGCTGCTGACGCTGGCCATCCTGCTTTGGCTGCTGTATCCGCTGGTCAGAAACGAGCGTCAGGCGCGGGTCGCGGCCGTAGCCACAAGACGCGCCCTGAATGCGGCGGTCTATCGCGATCAACTGGAAGAAGTCGAACGCGATCGCGCCAGCGGTGAACTGGCCGAGGCGGATTACCTTCAGGTGCGCGACGAATTGCAACGCCGCCTGCTGCAGGACGTGGCGGCGGACGAAGCGCCGGCCGGCGCAATGCACGCAGCCTGGGGCGGTCGTCTGGCGATCATCCTGCTGCTGCCGCTCAGTGCCGTCCTGCTGTACCTCTGGCTGGGCAGTCCGGCTTCGCTGCAGCCGCAGGCAAATTCCGGCGGCCACGAGCAAATCTCCACTGCGCAGGTCGAGGAACTGGTCACCCAGTTGGCAGCGCGCATGGAAGCGCAGCCCGACGATCCCAGAGGCTGGCTGATGCTGGCGCGTTCTTCCAAGGCGCTGCACAAATACGAACAGGCGACCAAGGCATACGAGCGCGTCCTGGCGCTGGGCGCGGGCAACAATGCCGACGTGCTTGCCGATTACGCCGATTTGCTGGCCGTGCAGGCAGGGGGTAGCCTTGAAGGCCGTCCGCGTGAACTGGTTGAACAGGCGCTCAAACTGGAGCCCGATCACATGATGTCCCTCGCCCTGGCCGGCAGCGCGGCCTACACGCGCGATGATTATCCGGCCACCCTGGATTACTGGGGGCGCTTGCAGCAGCTCCTGCCCGCCGATTCGGAAGAAGGCCGTTCGCTGGCCACCGCCCTCGAGGAAGTGCGCGCCAAGGTGGCTGCCGGGTCTGCTGTTGCCAGTCCGAAAAGCCTGAATACGACGACGGTGGCGACGGCGGGGACGGCAACGGCAACGGCAGCGAAAAAAGACGCCGCTGCCGTCATCAAGGGCCAGGTGAGTCTGGCGCCGGCATTGCGCGGCCAGGTGCAGCCGGATGACGTGCTCTACATTTCCGCTCACGCCGCGGCCGGTCCGCGCATGCCACTGGCCGTCCTGCGCGCCCGCGCGGCCGATCTGCCCCTGTCGTTCACGCTCGACGACAGTCTGGCGCTCGATGCGCAACGGAAGCTTTCTTCCGTATCCCAGGTCAGGGTCGAAGCCCGCATCTCGAAATCCGGCGATGCCACGCCCCGGCCGGGGGATCTGCGCGGCGAGAGCGGCAGCATGACGCCGGGTGCGCCGGACGCAGCGCAACTGCAGATCGTCATCGACCGCGTGTTGCCGTAA
- a CDS encoding DUF3460 family protein, with the protein MSKKIVLRYESEHTGFMREWLAKHPEQREEKLAGRKLWWDRGSRNLDDLRRSQESKVPQKAYVYYDWNAS; encoded by the coding sequence ATGAGCAAGAAAATCGTCCTGCGCTACGAATCCGAGCACACCGGATTCATGCGCGAATGGCTGGCCAAACACCCCGAGCAGCGCGAAGAAAAACTTGCCGGCCGCAAGCTGTGGTGGGATCGCGGTTCCAGAAATCTCGACGACCTGCGCCGCAGCCAGGAATCGAAAGTGCCGCAGAAGGCGTATGTGTATTACGACTGGAATGCCTCCTGA
- a CDS encoding RelA/SpoT family protein, whose translation MPPAPITPPSTQDGETTRVAAVAATPELTAALNDLRGKLAVYLEPAEVDRIEAAYHFGAAAHDGQFRSSGEPYISHPLAVASTLSDWRLDAQALMAALLHDVMEDTAISKQEIAERFGKPTAELVDAVSKIGRLEGQSYEEAQAENFRKMLLAMARDVRVILIKLADRLHNIQTLGTFRPDKRRRVARETLDIYAPIANRLGLNTLSRDLQELSFQNAQPMRYRVLEKALRNARGNRREGVSRITETLRRQLPLMGIEAEVMGREKHIYSIYRKMREKHLTFSQVFDIYGFRILVKDQPSCYLALGALHSIYKPVPGKFKDYIAIPKANGYQSLHTTLIGPYGTPVEIQIRTHEMHHIAESGVASHWLYKDEQTLGEFQQKTHKWLQSLLELQSTSGTSSEFLEHVKVDLFPGEVFVFTPQGKIIGLPRGATAVDFAYAVHTDIGNRCVACRINGEPKPLRTELRNGDQVEIICAAHANPNPGWLSYVKSSRARSQIRHFLKSRQSDESADLGAHLLAQSLQGFGLGLEAIDEATWERFMRGSGTQSKKDVLTDIGLGKRLPAIVARRLASEHESAAGMDELPAEKRKPLGPIIIHGGEGVVVQLAKCCRPLPGDPIIGIVRKGQGLTVHTSDCRSIGHARHESDNWIEVEWDPASSGSYETSVRIVAENRRGALARMTAAIAAADSDILNLQIDADPDVCTTLQFTLLVNSRVHLARIMRSLRHLPEVVRISRTRD comes from the coding sequence ATGCCGCCCGCGCCCATCACTCCGCCCTCCACCCAGGATGGTGAAACCACGCGCGTTGCGGCTGTTGCGGCCACCCCCGAGCTGACCGCCGCGTTGAACGACCTGCGCGGCAAACTCGCCGTTTATCTCGAACCCGCAGAAGTCGACCGCATCGAAGCCGCCTACCACTTCGGCGCGGCCGCGCACGACGGCCAGTTCCGCAGCAGCGGCGAGCCCTACATCAGCCATCCGCTCGCAGTCGCCAGCACCCTGTCCGACTGGCGCCTCGATGCCCAGGCGCTGATGGCCGCCCTGCTCCATGACGTCATGGAAGACACGGCCATCAGCAAGCAGGAAATCGCCGAACGCTTCGGCAAGCCCACCGCCGAACTCGTCGATGCCGTCTCCAAGATCGGTCGCCTCGAAGGCCAGTCCTACGAAGAAGCGCAGGCGGAAAACTTCCGCAAGATGCTGCTGGCCATGGCACGCGACGTACGCGTCATCCTCATCAAGCTGGCCGACCGCCTGCACAACATCCAGACCCTCGGCACCTTCAGGCCGGACAAACGCCGCCGCGTCGCGCGCGAAACCCTCGACATCTACGCCCCGATCGCCAATCGCCTCGGCCTCAACACCCTGAGCCGCGATCTGCAGGAACTCTCCTTCCAGAACGCCCAGCCCATGCGCTATCGCGTGCTGGAAAAGGCCCTCAGGAACGCGCGCGGCAACCGCCGCGAAGGCGTCAGCCGCATCACCGAAACCCTGCGCCGCCAACTGCCGCTGATGGGTATCGAAGCGGAAGTCATGGGGCGCGAGAAACACATCTACAGCATCTATCGCAAGATGCGCGAGAAGCACCTGACCTTCTCCCAGGTCTTCGACATCTACGGCTTCCGCATCCTCGTCAAGGACCAGCCGAGCTGCTACCTGGCGCTGGGCGCGCTGCACAGCATCTACAAGCCGGTCCCCGGCAAGTTCAAGGACTACATCGCCATCCCCAAGGCCAACGGCTACCAGTCGCTGCACACCACGCTGATCGGCCCCTACGGCACGCCGGTGGAAATCCAGATCCGCACCCACGAAATGCACCACATCGCCGAATCCGGCGTGGCCTCGCACTGGCTTTACAAGGACGAGCAGACGCTCGGCGAATTCCAGCAGAAAACCCACAAGTGGCTGCAATCGCTGCTCGAACTGCAATCGACCTCGGGGACGTCCTCCGAATTCCTCGAACACGTCAAGGTCGACCTGTTCCCCGGCGAAGTCTTCGTCTTCACGCCCCAGGGCAAGATCATCGGCCTGCCGCGCGGCGCGACCGCCGTCGACTTCGCCTATGCCGTACACACCGACATCGGCAACCGCTGCGTGGCCTGCCGCATCAACGGCGAGCCCAAGCCGCTGCGTACCGAACTGCGCAACGGCGACCAGGTGGAAATCATCTGCGCGGCCCACGCCAACCCGAATCCGGGCTGGCTGAGCTACGTCAAGAGCAGCCGCGCCCGCTCGCAGATCCGCCACTTCCTCAAGTCGCGCCAAAGCGATGAATCGGCGGATCTCGGCGCCCACCTGCTCGCCCAGTCCCTGCAAGGCTTCGGCCTGGGTCTGGAAGCCATCGACGAAGCCACCTGGGAACGCTTCATGCGCGGCAGCGGTACGCAGAGCAAAAAAGACGTGCTGACCGACATCGGCCTGGGCAAGCGCCTGCCGGCCATCGTTGCCCGCCGCCTGGCCTCCGAACATGAATCCGCCGCCGGCATGGACGAGCTGCCCGCCGAAAAACGCAAACCCCTCGGTCCCATCATCATCCACGGCGGCGAAGGCGTCGTCGTTCAGCTCGCCAAGTGCTGCCGGCCGCTGCCCGGCGATCCCATCATCGGCATCGTCCGCAAGGGCCAGGGCCTGACCGTGCATACCAGCGACTGCCGCAGCATCGGCCACGCCCGCCATGAAAGCGACAATTGGATCGAAGTCGAATGGGATCCGGCCAGCAGCGGCAGCTACGAAACCAGCGTCCGCATCGTCGCGGAAAACCGCCGCGGCGCCCTGGCCCGCATGACCGCCGCCATCGCCGCCGCCGATTCGGACATCCTGAACCTGCAAATCGACGCCGATCCGGACGTCTGCACCACCCTGCAATTCACCTTGCTGGTCAACAGCCGCGTCCACCTCGCCCGCATCATGCGCAGCCTGCGCCATCTTCCCGAAGTCGTCCGCATCTCCAGGACGCGCGACTGA
- the rpoZ gene encoding DNA-directed RNA polymerase subunit omega has protein sequence MARITVDDCLKNIPNRFQLTLAATYRARQITLGGTPLIETQNDKPTVIALREIAGGKVGLEMLNRGQA, from the coding sequence ATGGCCCGCATTACCGTCGATGACTGTCTCAAGAACATTCCCAACCGCTTCCAACTGACGCTCGCCGCCACCTACCGCGCGCGCCAGATCACCCTGGGCGGCACCCCGCTGATCGAAACCCAGAACGACAAGCCGACCGTCATCGCCCTGCGCGAAATCGCCGGCGGCAAGGTTGGCCTGGAAATGCTCAACCGTGGGCAGGCATGA
- the gmk gene encoding guanylate kinase gives MPGTLLIVSAPSGAGKTTLVRELLKRDGRVQLSVSCTTRQPRSGEVQGRDYNFVGVDEFLAMRSRGEFLESAEVHGNFYGTSLRWLERQLAAGRDVLLEIDWQGAQQVRRAFGQAVGIFILPPSMAILEQRLRGRGTDDEATIARRIHAALAEMRHVAEFDYVIINDDLQTAITDLQAVVHAARLRLAPQRARHPELFSPLLQD, from the coding sequence ATGCCCGGGACTTTGTTGATCGTTTCAGCCCCTTCCGGCGCCGGCAAGACCACGCTGGTGCGCGAACTGCTCAAGCGCGACGGACGCGTGCAACTGTCGGTTTCCTGCACCACGCGCCAACCGCGCAGCGGCGAAGTCCAGGGCCGCGATTACAATTTCGTCGGTGTCGATGAATTCCTCGCCATGCGCAGCCGGGGCGAATTTCTCGAATCGGCGGAAGTGCACGGCAACTTTTACGGCACCTCGCTGCGCTGGCTGGAACGACAGCTTGCCGCCGGACGCGACGTGCTCCTCGAAATCGACTGGCAGGGCGCGCAGCAGGTCAGGCGCGCCTTCGGCCAAGCCGTAGGCATATTCATCCTGCCACCCTCGATGGCGATTCTCGAACAGCGCCTGCGCGGTCGCGGCACCGACGACGAAGCCACGATCGCCCGCCGCATTCACGCCGCACTGGCGGAAATGCGCCATGTCGCCGAGTTTGATTACGTTATAATCAACGACGATCTGCAGACCGCCATCACCGATCTGCAAGCGGTGGTACACGCCGCGCGCCTGCGCCTGGCACCCCAGCGTGCTCGCCATCCCGAGCTGTTTTCCCCACTTCTCCAGGATTGA
- a CDS encoding adenylate/guanylate cyclase domain-containing protein, with translation MNATEMAYGRFVPHQLLRLLKRPSIIDVQLGDHVEQEMSLLFSDIRDFTTLSESILPAENFRFINSYLSTMEPVVGRHNGIIDKYIGDGIMALFPGSADDAVRSGIDMLNQLTTYNIGRSRAGFVPIRIGIGINTGLVMMGTVGGHNRMDSTVIGDAVNLASRLEGLTKNYGTPLVISANTLHALEDQEVYNIRFIDRLRIKGRYQSQAVYEVFDADPEPLRLAKQATLHDFEEALACYHLGRADLAQPLLQECLRITPDDRAVRVYLERCKDFLRLGPGEHELPMEKEVDWRREYSIGIREIDTLHQEQLSCIARLERQVEAGDSAAASASLDSFAEHNALLNSSVENLMQRYNYPFITDHLKQHAAFDRAFAELRREIEAGARNPLYLLFRIRLLLADWQINHTTKSDLHLGHFLQRAGVS, from the coding sequence ATGAATGCCACCGAAATGGCCTATGGCCGTTTCGTGCCGCACCAGCTTCTGCGCCTGCTCAAGCGCCCGAGCATCATCGACGTGCAGCTCGGCGACCACGTCGAGCAGGAAATGTCGCTGCTGTTCTCCGACATCCGCGATTTCACCACGCTCTCGGAATCCATCCTGCCGGCGGAAAACTTCCGCTTCATCAATTCCTATCTCTCCACCATGGAGCCGGTCGTCGGACGCCACAACGGCATCATCGACAAGTACATCGGCGATGGCATCATGGCGCTGTTTCCCGGCTCGGCAGATGATGCGGTGCGCTCGGGCATCGACATGCTGAACCAACTGACCACTTACAACATCGGGCGCTCGCGCGCCGGCTTCGTGCCCATCCGCATCGGCATCGGCATCAACACCGGGCTGGTGATGATGGGCACCGTCGGCGGTCACAACCGCATGGACAGCACGGTGATCGGCGATGCGGTCAACCTCGCTTCGCGCCTCGAAGGGCTGACCAAGAACTACGGCACGCCGCTGGTCATCAGCGCCAATACCCTGCATGCGCTCGAAGACCAGGAGGTCTACAACATCCGCTTCATCGATCGCCTGCGCATCAAGGGCCGCTACCAGTCCCAGGCGGTATATGAAGTCTTCGACGCCGATCCCGAACCGCTGCGCCTGGCCAAGCAGGCCACCCTGCACGACTTTGAAGAAGCGCTGGCCTGCTACCATCTGGGCCGCGCGGACCTGGCCCAGCCGCTGCTGCAGGAATGCCTGCGCATCACCCCGGACGACCGCGCAGTGCGCGTCTATCTGGAGCGCTGCAAGGATTTCCTGCGTCTTGGCCCCGGCGAGCACGAGCTGCCCATGGAAAAAGAGGTCGACTGGCGCCGGGAATACTCGATCGGCATTCGCGAAATCGACACCTTGCACCAGGAGCAGCTCAGTTGCATCGCCCGCCTCGAACGCCAGGTGGAAGCCGGCGACAGCGCCGCTGCCAGCGCCTCGCTGGACAGCTTCGCGGAGCACAACGCCCTGCTCAACAGCTCGGTGGAAAACCTGATGCAGCGCTACAACTACCCGTTCATCACGGACCACCTGAAGCAGCATGCCGCCTTCGACCGCGCCTTTGCCGAACTGCGTCGGGAAATCGAGGCCGGCGCGCGCAATCCCCTCTATCTGCTGTTCCGCATCCGCCTGCTGCTGGCCGACTGGCAGATCAACCACACCACCAAGAGCGACCTGCACCTGGGCCATTTCCTGCAACGCGCGGGCGTCAGTTGA
- the gshA gene encoding glutamate--cysteine ligase — MVPHLTTALTGPLLELERCFLDRETRIEHWLRAQWQEYVPPFYTSVDLRNAGFKLAPVDTNLFPGGFNNLNPAFLPLCVQAAMSAVERICPEAQDLLLIPESHTRNQFYLQNVARLANILHHAGLNVRIGTLLPEITVPTRIDLADGQHLMLEPLKRLGPDGRRLGLEGFDPCAVLLNNDLSAGVPDMLQGLHEQSVIPPLHAGWHARRKSHHFAAYKQVAREFGAAIGIDPWLINPDFEVCGKISFHERTGEECLAANVDALLAKIRAKYREYGVTEQPFVIVKADAGTYGMGIMTVRDASEVKALNRKQRNKMAVGKEGLQVTEVIIQEGVPTFETVDDGVAEPVIYMIDRYVVGGFYRVNTARGRDENLNAPGMSFKPLAFSTGCSLPDMAQAPDAPTNRFYAYGVVARLAMLAAAVELEQTASDAVAA; from the coding sequence ATGGTTCCTCATTTGACGACCGCCCTGACCGGTCCATTGCTCGAACTCGAGCGCTGTTTTCTCGATCGCGAGACGCGCATCGAGCACTGGCTGCGCGCGCAGTGGCAGGAGTACGTCCCGCCTTTCTATACCTCGGTCGACCTGCGCAATGCCGGCTTCAAGCTGGCGCCGGTGGATACGAACCTGTTTCCCGGCGGCTTCAACAACCTCAATCCGGCCTTCCTGCCGCTCTGCGTGCAGGCGGCGATGTCGGCCGTCGAGCGGATCTGTCCCGAGGCGCAGGATCTGCTGCTGATTCCCGAAAGCCACACCCGCAACCAGTTTTATCTGCAGAATGTGGCCCGGCTGGCGAACATCCTGCATCACGCCGGACTCAACGTGCGCATCGGCACGCTGCTGCCGGAGATTACGGTGCCGACGCGCATCGATCTGGCGGACGGCCAGCACCTGATGCTGGAGCCGCTCAAGCGGCTGGGGCCCGATGGCCGCCGCCTGGGTCTGGAAGGCTTCGATCCCTGTGCCGTGCTGCTCAACAATGATTTGTCCGCCGGGGTGCCGGATATGCTCCAGGGCCTGCATGAGCAGTCCGTCATTCCGCCGCTGCATGCCGGTTGGCACGCGCGGCGCAAGTCGCATCACTTCGCGGCCTACAAGCAGGTGGCCAGGGAGTTCGGCGCGGCCATCGGCATCGATCCGTGGCTGATCAATCCTGATTTCGAAGTCTGCGGCAAGATCAGTTTTCACGAACGTACCGGCGAGGAATGCCTGGCCGCCAACGTCGATGCGCTGCTGGCGAAGATCCGCGCCAAGTATCGTGAGTACGGCGTTACCGAACAGCCCTTCGTCATCGTCAAGGCGGATGCGGGCACCTACGGCATGGGCATCATGACCGTGCGCGATGCCAGTGAAGTGAAGGCGCTCAATCGCAAGCAGCGCAACAAGATGGCCGTCGGCAAGGAAGGCTTGCAAGTGACCGAGGTCATCATTCAGGAAGGCGTGCCGACCTTCGAGACGGTGGATGACGGCGTGGCCGAGCCGGTGATCTACATGATCGACCGCTATGTGGTCGGCGGCTTCTATCGCGTGAATACTGCGCGAGGCCGCGACGAGAACCTCAATGCGCCGGGTATGAGCTTCAAGCCGCTGGCCTTCAGTACCGGCTGCAGCTTGCCGGACATGGCCCAGGCGCCCGATGCGCCGACCAACCGTTTCTATGCCTACGGCGTGGTGGCGCGGCTGGCGATGCTGGCCGCGGCCGTGGAGCTGGAGCAGACGGCATCGGATGCAGTGGCGGCATAG